From the genome of Lutzomyia longipalpis isolate SR_M1_2022 chromosome 2, ASM2433408v1, one region includes:
- the LOC129789653 gene encoding carotenoid isomerooxygenase-like: MIKLDSSATTEKLYPNCDETIWSRSCDEEILEPIPGKVSGEIPLWINGSLLRNGPGKSSFGCDKFKHLFDGSALLHRFAIADGSVTYQCRFLQTNSYLKNSAAKRIVVTEFGTKAVKDPCLSIFEKFSGLFNTGDSMSDNAMISIYPFGDELYAFSESPVMFKFNERNLETTKRVNLSREIGIVHHTSHPHVLSNGCVYNLGTIVTKFGPKYCIVEFPQGKDFNEAKIVASIFPRRKLNPSYMHTFGITENFFILIEQPLAVSVKLMSQTLWKNDPLIDSLRWFGKKTTKFHILSRKSGHTERSFYAVTFFFFHVINSYEEDNHIVVDICCYENPDIIKGMYLDSFRTMQTNPNYSSMFQAKPLRFVLPLNEKEDQKNCNLIKLNGSKAQAKIQKNGRILCIPEELCETSCDLPRINYSNNSGLNYRYFYAMSSDFSNGGSIIKVDVKNKTQTTWSEKNCYPGEPVFLSAPNATSEDDGVVLSVLLRGNNQENHVELLVLCAKDLKVLARYEFITPSPVPRCVHGWFKFDN, encoded by the exons ATGATTAAGCTTGATAGCTCCGCAACAACAGAAAAGTTATATCCAAATTGCGATGAAACAATTTGGTCACGTTCGTgtgatgaagaaattcttgaaccAATCCCCGGGAAAGTGTCGGGAGAAATACCTTTGTGGATTAATGGGAGTCTCTTGCGAAATGGACCGGGAAAATCATCATTTGGTTGTGATAAATTCAAGCATCTTTTCGACGGTTCAGCTCTTCTGCATAGATTTGCCATTGCCGATGGCTCAGTAACTTATCAGTGCCGTTTCCTCCAAACAAATtcctatttgaaaaattcagcTGCAAAGCGAATTGTTGTGACGGAATTTGGTACAAAGGCCGTTAAAGATCCTTGcttatcaatttttgaaaagttctccGGGCTATTTAATACAGGAGACAGTATGTCAGACAATGCAATGATCTCTATTTATCCTTTCGGTGATGAATTATATGCTTTTTCTGAATCCCCGGTGATGTTCAAATTCAACGAAAGAAACCTTGAAACTACGAAAAGAGTTAATCTCAGTCGAGAAATTGGAATAGTTCATCATACATCACATCCTCATGTGCTTAGTAATGGATGTGTTTACAACTTGGGAACGATCGTTACCAAATTCGGCCCAAAATATTGCATTGTTGAATTTCCTCAGGGAAAAGACTTCAATGAAGCAAAAATAGTAGCTTCGATATTTCCGCGAAGGAAACTCAACCCCAGTTATATGCATACTTTTGGGATTAcggagaattttttcattctcattgAACAACCCCTGGCAGTCTCTGTAAAGCTCATGAGTCAGACTCTTTGGAAAAATGACCCCCTTATTGATTCTTTGCGGTGGTTTGGCAAGAAGACGACCAAATTTCACATCCTGTCGAGGAAATCAG gTCATACTGAGCGATCTTTCTACGCCgtaacgtttttctttttccacgTAATAAACTCATATGAAGAAGACAATCACATAGTAGTGGATATTTGTTGCTACGAAAATCCAGACATAATAAAAGGAATGTATTTGGACAGTTTCAGAACAATGCAAACTAATCCAAACTACAGCTCAATGTTTCAAGCAAAACCACTCAGATTTGTCCTACCACTGAATGAAAAGGAAGAtcagaaaaattgtaatttgatCAAATTGAATGGTAGTAAAGCTCAAgcgaaaatacaaaaaaatggaagGATCCTATGTATTCCTGAAGAGCTGTGTGAGACATCATGTGATCTACCTAGAATCAATTACAGTAATAACTCTGGACTAAATTATCGCTATTTCTACGCAATGAGTTCTGACTTTAGCAATGGAGGAAGT ataatAAAGGTGGATGTGAAGAATAAAACTCAAACAACatggagtgaaaaaaattgttatccAGGTGAACCAGTCTTCCTATCAGCCCCAAATGCTACTTCTGAGGATGATGGGGTAGTCCTGTCTGTACTTCTTAGAGGAAACAATCAAGAGAACCACGTAGAGCTTTTGGTTTTGTGTGCCAAAGACCTCAAAGTACTCGCACGATATGAATTTATTACACCGAGTCCCGTTCCAAGGTGTGTACACGGATGGTTTAAAtttgataattaa